The genomic DNA AAGTACTGCCGGTAAAGGATACTATGGGTTACAGACCATCATATATATAAGTGTCGTAGTGACCTTGCCCTGCACGGTAGGCTGAGTTAGGTTGAACGTCATCTCCGTCATCGTGCCTTCCCAGAGTCCTGGGTAACCCGGCAGCAGCGCCGAAGGTTTCAGTGCAAGATGACTCGCCGTAAAGGATGTATTAGTGGCATTAACGGTGGAAGAAACCAAAGTTGCGACAAAAGTATCTCCGTCGATCAGGCCTGTACCTTGCACAGGTGTCAGCGCTGTCGGCACGTTGCCCACGTTGCCATTTAATACAAAGTATCCGTTGTCATAATACAATACACCAAGTTTCATTAGTTGTGTGGGTGGCTCAGGAGGAGGCCCGATTCGGCGCAGATTATTAAAAAAGATACAAATTTCACCCAGATAGGTAACTTCAGCTTCTGCTGAGCCATAAATCAGAAAAAAACTTAGAAATAGTAAGCTAATCACCATTAATCCTATATGTTTTGCTGGCTCCATGATTTCCTCCTTCAGTACTCACCTTCGGTATTAAACTACGATCAAAAGAGGGGAAAGAGTTTTGATTCCCTCTCCTCTCAGTCGGACCCGTTCAGGGCACAATGGTCGACAAATAAATATCGCCGATGTCTGTGGTAACCGGAATGCCTACCCATGCGGAAAAATAGTTATCCACATCTGAGATGGTCTGGTCCCAGATGTCTTGATAATCGCCGATAAAGCATGGGTACAGAGTATATTTTGTAGGATCGGATTGGAAAGTACTCACTTGGGTATTAACTTGGAGAGGCGATCCGTTCGAATCGATACGGGCCATATACTGATGATATTTTATATTACTGCGGCGGAGATGCAAAAGAAACACCTGAGATCAAAAGAAAGACAATAATGGAAAAACATATCCTTTTCATGGCCCCCTCCTATTTTTGATGTCGTTACAAACGAGATATCCCCATATCACATTCGTCTTGCTCTCTATTTGCTCATTTACCACCTCCTTTCGATGTCGGGGCAACTGAGCAAGACTTTTTGTCGTACATTTCTCACAGTATAAAAGTCAGCAACTTAAAAGTCAAGTTAATATCTCTTAATATTCCTTCTCATTGTCTTGCATATGATGACTTGGTCTCGTCGTATCACCATTTATGGAATTCCATCCATGGTCTACGACTTGATCAAGATGATCTGAGGACCTCGCAGAGAAAAAAACAGGGACCATCCAGTTAGCGTAAGAACTGAAGCCGCCGAGATATCAGGCTTGCCGACAAGGTGCATTGTATTGTAATGAAAGGCATTGAATTTTGATGAACTCGTAAAAAGTCTGAAAAAGTGTTTTTTTGTCATTCCCGTGGAAACGGGAATCCAGTCTTTTCAGATAGTTACACGCTTCCTGGATTCCCGCTTTCGCGGGAATGACGACTTTTTACGAGAATATCAAGTATAAAGAAGTAGATATATATTATTAAAATCTTCCCCCCCCTGTCTCCCTTTGCCAAGAGGGGGGATGCAGGAAGTTCCGGTTTGGCAAGGGGTGTTTTTTATGTAACGGTAAGGTGTAGTTGGGGGAATTCAGATCTCCTGCAGGTGCTCTGAGGCGCCTCGGTTCAGTTGGGTTTGAAAAGGCCTTTTCAGACTGTTTTCTTTGACTTGAGCGGGCTCCTGTGGCTGCAGCGGCCGTCGTCGGCCGACATGCTTTCAGGAGAACCCGTAGAAAGGTGATCATGCAGAGAAGAAGGTTTGTAGTTGTCACGTCTGTTTATATCTTTTTTCTTGTAATCTTTCTACGCCTTTCCGATCTGATGATACTTGACCATGCCAGGATGGCAAGGATTGCAGAGGTTCAGTACACAAAGGGTCAGAATGTGCTGGTCAGGAGGGGCAGTATCTACGACAGAAGGGGGAAGGAACTCGCCGTCAACCTTGAACGACAGTCCCTTTACTCCGATCCGGAACAGATAAAGTCTCCCGTTGATGTGGCAAAGGCGCTCCATGGTGTTATCAATGCAAAGGAAGGAAGGCTGATAGAGAAGCTTTCCTCGGATAAGCGCTTTGTCTGGCTTGAAAGAAATATATCTCCCTCCATTGTTAAAAAAATCCGGAGTCTCGGGATAGAGGGGTTGGGACTCCTGCCGAATATGGCAAGGTTTTATCCGAAGGGAAACTTTGCATCACATTTGCTCGGTTTTGTAAATATCGATAATGTGGGTCTCGAGGGGGTTGAGAAGCGTTATGACCGGTTTCTCTCAACAAGCGGGGGGCGTGTAGCCTTAACCAGGGATGCTCATGGTAATATATTATATACGGAAGATGACCTTCTGGAATCTTATGGGAACAGCATCGTCCTTACAATAGATGAGGGTCTCCAGAATATAGTGGAAGCAGAGATAGACAGGGCCGTTGGAAAATGGAGACCCTATGCTGCAACTGCAATTATGATGAATCCTTACAACGGTGAGGTCCTGGCCCTCGCAAACAGACCATCCTTTAATCCAAATCATCCGGGTGATTACAGGCCGTCATACAGAAGAAACAGGGCTGTCACGGATCTCTATGAACCGGGATCGACCTTCAAGCTTGTAATGGCTGCAGCCGCCCTCAATGAAGGGGTGGCCACACTGCAGAGCAGGTTTGACTGTTCCGAAGGCTATGTTGAAGTGGGGAAAAGGAAGATAAGGGATGTACATAAACACGGATGGATGACACTGAAGGAGATTATACAGAAGTCGTCAAACGTGGGTGCCGTCAAGGTCACGCTTAGGCTGGGACCCGACAGGTTCTACCGGTATATGAAAAAACTTGGTTTTGGTGAGAAGACAGGCATTGATCTTACAGGTGAGTCATCCGGGATTGTCAAGGAACCGTCTGCCTGGTCAGGTACCACCATAGGGGCTGTGGCTATAGGTTATGAAGTGATGGTAACACCACTTCAGATCCTCAGGGCCTATGCTGCGGTTGCAAATGACGGGTATCTTGTGAAACCACATGTTGTTTCAAGGATAATTTCACCTGATGGAGAGGTGCTGTGGAGGTATGGGCCTGTAAGGAAAAAGAGGGTGTTGTCCGTTAGAACCACCCGGATGCTGAGAAAGGCATTCAAATCCGTGGTCTCCGAGGATGGAACCGCCCCCCTTGCAGCGGTCGATGGGAACCTTGTTGCCGGAAAGACCGGCACAACGAGGATGCTGGATCCCGTAACAAAGAAGTATTCCAGGAAGATGTTTGTGAGTTCCTTCGTTGGTATGGTGCCCGCGGACAATCCCGTCTTTGTGCTTGTGGTGGTCCTCTGGAACCCCCATAAAAAGTATTACGGCGGCGAAGTGGCAGCCCCTGTCTTCAGCTCTATTGCCGAGAAGGCGCTTTCTTACATGTTCGTCCCCAGGGACGATACCGATAATGAAGAAGTGCTCGTTGTAGGAAAACCGCGTGAAACCGGAGTTAACAGCCGTGATTTCTGAGAGATGGGAGAGTTACCGTGATGTTGAGTGAACTATTGCAAGGGACATCCTTTCCGGGAAAGTTCAGGGATGTCCGGGTTAACGGCCTTGCAACGGATTCAAGGAAGGTTGTAAAGGGAGACCTGTTTTTTGCGTTAAGCGGCGAGCATCATGATGGTAACATGTTTGTCCGGAATGCCATAGACAGGGGCGCCGTCGCAGTGATTACCGGGGAGAGAGAGCCGGGAGAAAACGGAATTCCGGTTATTCCGGTCCCCGATATTAACGACACCATGGCAATGATGTCGGCGCGGTTTTATGGTAACCCCTCACGGAAGATGAAACTCGTCGGCATTACCGGGACAAACGGCAAGACCACCACTTCTTACATCCTGCGGAAGATCTTCAGGGAGGCAGGGCTAAGGACGGGAATCACGGGGACCATCAGTTACATTATAGGTGACCGGTCCTTCAGGGCACGGTTGACCACACCCCTTGCAGTGGACTTTCAGAGGATACTTAAGGATATGTATGAGGAAGGAGTAACGCACGTCGTTTCAGAGGTCTCCTCCCATGCACTGGGTTTAAAAAGGGTTGATTACACTGACTTCGATGTCTCCGTATTTACAAACCTGACGCGTGATCATCTTGATTTTCATGGCACGATGGAAGACTATTTCAGGGCAAAGCTCCGTCTCTTCCGGGAGTTGACCCATAAAGCCGGTATTATAAACATCGATGATCCCTATGGGCGCAGGATCTCGGAAGAGATCTCCGTTGCGGGGCTCCGGGTGACGACCTTTGGTCTTTCCGGCGCCGCCGTGTTGCGAGCCGTTGATGTTTATGAGGATGAAAGGGGTATACGCTTCTCCATACCCCTCGATGGAAGGGCGTTGGAGGTTTCATCGCCACTCCTGGGGAAGACGAATGTTTATAACATACTTGCAGCCGTAGGGGTTTCTCTGGTCTTGGATATTGATGAAGAGGTAATCAGGCGGGGGATTGAAGGCTTTCAGGGTGTGGAGGGGAGGATGGAGTCCGTAAGGATGGATCGGGAGTTCATGGGGGTGATTGATTACGCTCATACACCTGATGCACTTCAGCGGGTGCTGAAGTCCCTCAGGGGCTTTACCAGGGGGAGGATTATAACGGTATTTGGTTGCGGGGGTGACAGGGACAGGGGAAAGAGGCCTGAGATGGGCAGGATAGCATCACAACTGAGTGACCTTGTAATTGTTACTTCCGATAATCCCCGCTCTGAAAGACCTGAGGATATAATTGCCGGTATCCTTGAAGGGGTTCGGAAGGACAACTGCACTGTTGTGACCGACAGGAGAGAGGCTATCTTCAGGGCTGTTGATATTGCCCGAAAGGATGACACCATACTGGTTGCAGGCAAGGGACACGAGGATTATCAGGAGATAGAGGGTGTGCGTTATCCATTCAAGGACAGAGAGGTACTGAAAGAGGCCCTTGACGGTCTATCGAGGCTCAGTGGTTAAGAGAGGTTTTTTATGATCAGGTATACATTGTCGGAAATCCTTGAGCCGACGGCAGGGAGGCTATTGGTAAAAGGGACACGGTACTTCACCGGTATTTCAATCGATTCAAGGACCATAAGAGAGGGTGAACTCTTTATTTCGCTCAGGGGGGAGAGATTCGACGGGCATGATTTTCTTGAACCCGCACTGAAGAAGGGTGGAGGGGCCGTAGTGAGTTGTCCTCCCGTTATACCTGTCATGGGAAAGAGCATAATACATGTCGATAACACACTCAGGGCATTACAGTCCATAGCGAGACACCGAAGGTTAACAAGGGATGTTGAGGTTGTGGCTATTACCGGGACAAACGGCAAGACCACAACAAAGGAGATGATTGCCGAGGTACTCGCCCGGGATTACAAGGTGCTCAGGAGCAGGGGGAACCTTAATAACCAGATAGGGCTTTCCCTGTCGCTGACACGTCTTAACAGTCACCGGTTCGCCGTGCTTGAAATGGGGGCAAGCAGGGTGGGGGATATTGCGGAACTGTCCGGGATTGCAAGGCCGGATATCTGTGTGATAACCAATATTGCCCCTGCACATCTGGAAGGTTTTGGATCGTTGGATATGGTGAGAAAGACAAAACTGGAAATCGTTGATTATGTGAATACCGTTGTGGTTAACGGAGTTGATCCGTATCTCAGGCCGGTGCTGCCTGAACTCCTTTCGGATGACAGGTTTTCTGTGATAACATTCGGCCTCAACGCCGGTACGGATGTATGGGCGGAGGAGATCAGACACCTTAAGGACGGAATAAGGTTTAAACTGCACCTCAGGGATGCACAGGCAGCCGAGATAAAACTGAGGATATTCGGTCTCTTCAATGTCCTCAACGCACTGGCTGCGGCATCCGTGTGCAGTCATCTCGGGGTCCCTCTTGTGAATATCAAGAGCGCCCTTGAAGAGTTTAAAGGGGTTCCGATGAGGGTGGAGATCAGGGAGATGAGGGGAGCGACCGTAATCAGCGACCTTTACAATGCAAACCCGGCTTCAATGGAAGAGGCCATAAAGGAACTTGTTCGTATGCGGCAGTCCCGGGCAGTGGCTGTGCTTGGAGACATGCTTGAGCTGGGAGCCTATGAGGAGGAGGCCCACAGAAAACTTGGAAGGTGGCTCTCGACACATCCTGTTGATGTCCTCATAACCGTGGGAGAGTTGATGTCTTATACCCATGAGGAGTTCAACGGCATAAACTGTATGAATGATAAAAGGCCCTCATACCATGTCAATACGCCCCATGAGGCGAGAGAGATACTGAGGGAGATAGTAAAGAGCGGAGACGTCGTCCTGATTAAGGGTTCACGGGGTATGAAAATGGAAAGGATTCTGGAGGACTGATGCTTTACGAGTTGTTATACAGGCTGCATGCGTATTATTTCCCCTTTAATGTTTTTCGCTATATAACATTCAGGACCGCCCTTGCGGTAATCACGGCTGCACTGTTTACGTTCATGCTTGCCCCCTTTGTAATGAAGAGGTTGAAGAGGTTTCATCTTACACAGCAGATAAGGGGTGACGGGCCAAGCACACACGCAATAAAGGAAGGGACACCTACGATGGGGGGGGTGATAATACTCCTCGGGATACTCCTTTCCGTATTTCTCTGGATGGACCTCAAGAATCCCTACGTATGGGTAATGGTGATCGCTACCACAGGGTTTGGCGCCATAGGCTTTGCTGATGATTACATGAAGGTTTCAAGAAGGAACGATAAAGGGCTGAGGGCCTGTTATAAATTCGGTCTCCAGATACTCCTGGCAACGGGCATCAGTTTTTTCCTCTATTCCAACCCCCTGGATCCTTACAGCACCAAACTGAGTGTTCCGTTTTTCAAGAACTGGCTCATTGACCTCGGGCTTTTTTACATCCCCTTTTCCGTCTTTGTTATCGTTGGTTCATCGAATGCAGTGAATCTCACCGACGGGATAGACGGTCTTGCCATCGGCCTTGTTGCCATCGCGGTTCTTGCCATCGCCGTGCTTGTTTACATAAGTGGTAATGCAAAACTTGCCCGGTATCTCCAGTTGCTCTTTCTTGTAAAGACAGGTGAACTTACTGTTTTCTGTGGAGCAATGTTCGGGGCGGCAATAGGGTTCCTGTGGTATAACGCTTATCCGGCGGAGGTCTTTATGGGAGATGTTGGTTCCCTCAGCCTTGGGGGGGCGCTTGGTACACTTGCAGTAATAACCAAACATGAGATTGTGCTTGCTATTGTCGGTGGTATTTTTGTTATTGAGACAATCTCGGTAATCATACAGGTGGGCTCATTCAAGCTGACGGGAAGAAGGATATTCAGGATGGCTCCAATACATCATCATTTCGAGGTGAAGGGGTGGCCTGAGCCCAAAACCGTCGTCCGTTTCTGGATTGTCGGAATTATCCTGGCGCTGCTGAGTCTTGCAACCCTGAAATTGAGGTAGGTTCATGTGGTTAAGTGTTATAAGGGGATTTTGGTTTTTTCATATGTCTGCATGGTCCTGTAACAGTTGCAGGACAACAGATGAGGCCCGGCAATGGAAGATCTGAGTTCGAGCTTTAAAGACAGGAGGTTCCTTGTCGTAGGCCTCGGAAGAAGTGGTTTGTCGGCAGCAGGACTGCTCAGGTTTCTCGGTGCCGATGTTGTTGTATCTGATGACAGGGATAAAAAGGCCCTTGCCGGGATGATGGGCGGGTTGCCGGAGGGGATAGTATTCCGTCCGGCATCAGCGATTGATCCTGCCTCTGAAGGCATTGATGAGGTAGTAATCAGTCCCGGTATCCCCATGTTTCATCCCTTGGTGAAAAGGGCCCTCTCCTCCGGGATTGAGGTAATCGGAGAGCTTGAGTTGGGCTTCAGGGTGCTTATGCCTTTCCGGATACCCTGGATAGGGATTACAGGTACCAACGGTAAGTCCACGACCACAAGGGTTACAGAGCTTATGCTTAAGAGAGCCGGCAGGAGGATATTGTCGGGTGGTAATATCGGTAATGCCATTACAGGGGAGATACTTGGCGGTCTGAGGGGTGGAACGCTTTCGACGACTGAGTACGTGCTTGTGGAGATTTCCTCATTCCAACTCGAAGGCATCAGGGCGTTTAAGCCATCAGTGGCGGTGGTTCTGAATATATCCCCCGACCACCTTGACAGGTATGAAGACCTCGATGAATATATTAGGACAAAGGCGGCGATTTACAGGAACCAGGGGCCGGAAGATACCCTGGTACTGAATCTCGGTGATGAGAATCTCCGTTGCTTTGCCGGTGGCACAGGTTCAAAAGTGAGGTATTTTTCCGTAGATTCCGGGACGGGCGGGGAAGCAGGTGCAATAACCCCCGACGCTTATGTGGATGAGGGGTGGCTGTTTTTAAGGAGTGAGAACGGTCCTGAGCGGATCATCCGTATTGATGATATGAGGATCAGGGGTATCCATAATCAGGAGAATGCCCTTGCCGCACTCCTTATTTCATCGCTCTGCGGGGTTACCCCGGACAGTCAGGCGCCGGTTCTCCGCGAGTTTAAAGGACTTGAGCACAGGATGGAGTTTGTTGATGAGGTGGAAGGTGTGAGTTTCTATAACGACTCGAAGGGAACAAATATCGGCGCCGTGATGAAATCCCTGGACGGCTTCGGGGATGGTGTAATCCTGATACTTGGCGGCAAGTACAAGGGAGGCGATTTTTCAGGGCTGAAGCGATACATCGGACGCCGTATGAAGGCTGCGGTTCTGGTAGGGGAGGCGCGTGGGAATATTCTGAAACAGATGGGGAATCCCCTATGTGCGTATTTGGTTGATGATATGGATGAGGCGGTTGTGCGGGCGTTCTCGCTTGCTGAGAGGGGAGATACGGTGCTTCTTTCCCCGGGTTGCGCAAGTTTCGATATGTTCGATGACTTTGAGCATCGCGGGAGGCATTTCAAGGAACTTGTAAGGAAGTTGAAAGGTGGGATGAATGTACGGGTCTGAAAAAGGGGTCGATAAGTATTTTCTTCTATCGGTCGTTGCTCTCACTATCATGGGGGTTGTCATGGTATACAGTTCAACTGCCCTGATAAATATTTCAAAGGCCGGCACTGCCCTTTCCTCCCAGGGGGGGTCTCAGTTTATGTATCTTAAGAAGCACCTGATGACTCTGTTGATAGCCTTTCTCGCGATGCTGTTGTTCTATGCCATAAAACCTTCGACTTTGAGGAGGTACTCGATTGTCTTCCTTGCGCTTTCCTTTGTGTTGTTGCTGCTGGTTTTCATTCCTGGGCTTGGGGTGAAGATAAACGGTGCAAGGAGATGGATCAGGCTGTGGCCGTCGACCGTTCAGCCGGGTGAGTTTGTCAAGGTTGCGATGGTTTTATTTCTGGCAAGGTATCTCTCCGATACACAGGAGATCAGGGACAGGTTCTCGGTTTTTTTCCGGCCTCTTCTCGTGATGCTTTCATTCCAGGCCGTACTGCTGCTTCAGCCTGATTTCGGTGGTGCATTCACTCTCGGACTTATCACGTTTGCAATGTTTTATATTTCAGGAACACCACTCAGGTTCATGTTCACAACACTCCTTTTTGTTTTACCGGTAGTGGTGAAGCTCGTTATGGAACCATACAGATTGAAGAGAATCTTCATCTTCCTTGATCCGTGGAAGGACCCCTATGCCGGCGGCTTTCAGCTTGTGCAGTCATTCATCGCCCTCGGTAACGGAGGGTTCGGGGGAGTCGGGCTTGGTGAGAGCAAACAGAAACTCAGTTATCTCCCCGAGGTTAACACCGACTTTATCTTCTCTATGGTGGGAGAGGAGATCGGCTTTATCGGCGTGGTTTTTGTGCTTTTCATGTTTGTGATGTTCTTCAGTCGCGGAATAAAGATAGCCGGTGATGCAAAGAGTCTCTTTTGCAGTTATCTTGCACATGGATTGACACTGATGATAACACTCCAGGCGTTGATGAATATTGCGGTGGTTACAGGCCTGGTGCCCACGAAGGGCCTGCCCCTGCCGTTCCTGAGTTATGGGGGCTCATCCCTGCTTGTGAATTTTATTGCCGTTAGTGTAATGCTGAAGATCTCCAGAGGGGACGATGAGCAATTGTCCGTGCAGACGCAGGAGATGATCATAAAAAGGAGGGCTCACCTGAAGGCAAGGAGGCTGAGGAGGAAGGCTCAATGAGAATCGTTATAGCAGGAGGCGGGACAGGCGGGCATCTCTATCCGGGTATTGCCCTTGCAGAGGAGATGATCAGAAGAGAACCCGATACAGAGGTGATCTTCATCGGAACCGAAAGGGGAATAGAGGCCAAGGTGATACCCCGGGAGGGGTTTATTATAAAGTTTATCCCCTCCGAGGGTTTTGTAGGCAAGTCTACGATCAAAAAGGCGCGGTCCGTGTATCTCTTTCTGAAGGGGTTAAAGGAGAGCTACCGCTATCTGGAGGAAATCAAACCCGACATAGTTGTGGGTTCCGGCGGGTATGCATCTTTTGCTCCCCTCGTGGGTGCATGGCTTCTGTCGATTCCCACGCTGATACTCGAGCAGAATACGGTTCCGGGGCGGGCAAACAGGATCCTGGGACATATCGCGAAGTTGATATGTATCACCTACCAGGAGAGTATGGCGAGGTTCCCCCGCAGCAAGGTCTACCTTACCGGCAATCCTGTAAGAGGGAGACTGCTGAAGGGGAGCAGGACATCCGCCCTGAGACTCTTTTCCCTCAGGAAAGACCTCTTCACCGTCTTTGTGTTTGGTGGGAGTTCCGGTGCAAGCGCCATTAACAGGGCAGAGGTGGATGCACTTCAGCACATGCTTGAATTCAAGGACAGGATACAGTTCCTCCACCAGACAGGTGAAAAGGACTTCGAGTTTGTCAGGGACTCATACAGAAGCTACGGTTTTAAAGGCACTGTAGCGCCTTATATTTTTCAGATGCCCGAGGCATACGCAATAGCGGACCTGGTGATATCAAGGGCCGGAGCAACAACGATAGCGGAGGTGTGTGCGACGGGTAAACCTTCGGTGCTGATACCCTATCCCCATGCCGCAGGGAACCACCAGGAGGTAAATGCAGAAAAACTCCAGAGCCTCGGGGCAACGGTCATGATCAGGGATGCCGAGCTTACGGGAAAGCGTCTTGCCGATGAGATTAAAAGGTTTTACAGCGACCGCGGATTCAGGGAATCAATGGGGAGGAGGGCTGTCGGGTTCGGCAGGCCTGAAGCCGTTAAGAGAATTGCCGATATTGTCGTCAGTCTTGTTTCACCGGACAGTCCGGGAAGGTCCGGTATCAAAAAGCAGGCTGAAAAAAACAGAGAGGTTTTTATATGAGGAGACTCCGTGTTTGAAAGATACAGGGTAATACACTTTGTCGGCATCGGTGGTATCGGAATGAGCGGCATAGCCGAGGTCCTGCATAACCTCGGCTATGATATAACCGGCTCTGACCTGAAAGAGTCTTCCAACACAAGAAGACTGAGAGAGATGGGAATCAAGGTCTTTATAGGACATAACGCTGCCAATGTTGACAGCGCTCATGTGGTTGTTGTCTCCTCAGCGGTGAAGGAAGACAACCCCGAGGTTGTTGAGGCAACAAGGAGGTCCATTCCCGTGATACCCCGTGCAGAGATGCTTGCAGAGTTAGGAAGGCTTAAATACAGCATACTTGTTGCAGGGTCCCATGGAAAGACGACTACTACGTCATTGATTTCATCCATCCTGTCCAATTCGGGGATCGACCCCACCGTTGTGATTGGGGGGAGGCTTAAATCAACAGGGTCCAATGTTCGTCTTGGGCAGGGAGAGTTTCTTGTTGCAGAGGCGGATGAGAGTGATGGTTCCTTTCTTAAGCTCTCTCCAACTATTGCCCTGGCGACAAACGTAGACAGGGAGCATATGGATTTTTTCAAGACAATGGACTCTCTCTACGCTGCCTTCAGGGAATTTCTGAACAAGGTGCCCTTCTACGGAGTATCTGTTGTCTGCTATGAGGATGTCTTTCTGAGGAACATGATCTCGGATATCAGGAGGAAGCACATAACATATGGTTTTAGCAAAAATGCCGATATCAGGGCGGACAATATAAAGTCCGAGGGACTCGGCACCAGGTTTAACCTCATCGTTGATGGGGACTTGCGCGGTGAGTTGTTCGTTCCGGTAATAGGAAAGCACAATGTGCTTAACTGCCTGGGTGCTATTGCTGTTGCACTGGAACTTCACGTTGATTTTAACGGCATTATGGAGGGACTTTCAACATTCACCGGGATACACAGAAGATTTGAGTTTAAGGGGGAGGTCGGTGGTAT from bacterium BMS3Abin08 includes the following:
- the murC gene encoding UDP-N-acetylmuramate--L-alanine ligase; amino-acid sequence: MFERYRVIHFVGIGGIGMSGIAEVLHNLGYDITGSDLKESSNTRRLREMGIKVFIGHNAANVDSAHVVVVSSAVKEDNPEVVEATRRSIPVIPRAEMLAELGRLKYSILVAGSHGKTTTTSLISSILSNSGIDPTVVIGGRLKSTGSNVRLGQGEFLVAEADESDGSFLKLSPTIALATNVDREHMDFFKTMDSLYAAFREFLNKVPFYGVSVVCYEDVFLRNMISDIRRKHITYGFSKNADIRADNIKSEGLGTRFNLIVDGDLRGELFVPVIGKHNVLNCLGAIAVALELHVDFNGIMEGLSTFTGIHRRFEFKGEVGGIKVYDDYGHHPTELRATIGAIRDAFDGRIVVVFQPHRYSRTRDLFGEFLVSFDGVDALYLMDIYPAGEAPVEGVSSERLSDGLKDKVGCVKYIKDRDFLIEELGRMLHEGDLLLTLGAGDVWKIGEDLLRRGE